In the genome of Phragmites australis chromosome 9, lpPhrAust1.1, whole genome shotgun sequence, the window AAACTGGAATTTTCGGTATGCAAGTGTCAGAGTAGAAGAAAAATTCCGTGCTAGGTTCCAACTTGGAGAAAGATATCCGGGAAGCAATTACAATTGCAGGCACCTACACATCTTTCAGAGAAAGAACAAATAGCACAGGAAAAAAATCAGACACATGATTGGCTGGCGTCCAAATCAGAAAGGCACAAACAATGACATTGTTGCCGATTCTTTTTGGTTTAAGAATTATTAGTAACTTGGTTGCAGTGGATAAAGATTGGGTTGTGCACACTAGACTTCGGAGCCATCGCAGCAGACGACAGCGAAGGAAAGAATATGTGGAGAGGGTAAAACCAGAGTAGGATATTTTCGGTCTAAattaacaagaaaagaaaaggcgaCAGATAGTACAAGAACAAAGAAAGAAGCAGGGAAGGACGCGAGGGAGACGCAGGGTGAGGTAAAGACGCGGAGTGAAATCTCGCCGAAACTAAGCtgagaacaagaagaaagaaaccAGGCGGAATCGCAGCGTGGATCCAGTTCAATTGCTGGGTCCCtaacaagaaagaaaaagtaaaCGCGTCGGCTGCGAGCTTTACCTTGCGGATCCGAttggagaagaggagaggaagaagacaatgGAGCTTTCCCTTGCAGGCGCATCCTGGCTTTTGTTTGCACCCGGCCGAAGAACAGCGCAAAGTTCTtatcaaaaaaagaaagaaagagcaaagcacagtcgtcttcctcctttattggctgggctgggctgggctggatgGCCATGTTGCTTGACGGGCCCACACGACCAACCACCCTACCCGAGTGCACGTAGAGCAAGGCGGTTTTACATTACTTGCGGCGATGACATTGGAAGCACTCAGGTAGTGGACATCGtcttccttctccctccctccctccctccttcccaGTTGAGCAACGCCACGACATGTAGATCCCTAACCTCTCCTCATGTATGCTTCGGCTCGTGAGGAGGTGAATGGAGAATTCCATCGGAACTGAAGTTTCTTTCATGCCctcaagcaaagtatggaatCATCGATTGATCgacacctatatatatatacacgctACCCATCGATGCTCCCTCTCATCTCACCATCGTTTGACACAAGCTAGCTATTTCTAGCAGTAGCCGCGATATCATTTTGACTGCAGCGCAGCTCTTGTTCCTGAGCAATACAATACACACATCCTTAGTCGTCCCTGAGAtggcaagcagcagcagcagcaggcaagCAACCAATGGCAAGCAGCAGGCTGTTCAGGAGCTGGATCCCAAGTACGAGTGGCTACAGAATGACATTGACTTCATCCTACGCGTCCACCTCTCAGGTACGATAATAATTAATAATCTTCATCGTCTCATCTAGAGCCGAGAGCTAGGCCGTGTAATTTCTGAGCCACCCATGTTTTGATATGGCCTACAGCACCGTACGGTATAAAATATGTTAGCACGGTACGAAGATGGCGTCGTGACTAGAATCTTGACACAATAGGTGCTGCAAGATACGATGGTTTGGGTTATACCTGTACCGATACGGTATAATCTgtatgattattattttttaagtatATTCTCTAATCTCTGATATAAAATTGACATACTAAAACTTGATTTGTTTGGTAAAAGATggtaagagataaatatgtaagtattgtTAGATGATATGGAGTATGAAAGAGATGTGTGAACATAAAAGGTATAAATATGAGAtaataagagataaatatataaatattgttAAATAATATAAAGCAGGATCGTGCTTGGATCGATATAGCACGACGACGCCATAACATACTGAGGATCATACTTAGATCTTTCTAGAATTGACTCGTGTCTACATAGCACGATATCGTACCTAGTGAGTATGACACGACGTGATACGAGACACGATAAAAACAGACTGTGCCGGCATGGCCTGTCTTATCTCTAGTCTCGTCATTTATTTATCCCAAGTACGATAATACACTTTCTTCACTCGTTAATGTGCACTTACAAATTACTAGTACGAATGTGTGCCCATGAATGCATGGCTACAGGATCATACTATACTGGTTGTTTAATTCGTACGTACGTGTTGATGGTAAAAAAAAGGCTTCAGCAAAGAAGATTTCAAGGTGCAAGTCGACGGCGCTGGGCGCCTCACCGTCCGCAGCCAGCGCGTGGACGGCGGCAAGAACACCCAATTCCACAAGGTTTTCCTTCTGCCCGACACCTCCAACCTCGACGACATCAGCGGCCGCTTCGACGGCAGCGTCCTCACCCTCACCGTGCCCAAGCGCCCCACCACGCTGCACCTCACCATAAAGGAGATCAAGAAGCCCAAGGAGGCGGAGACCGAGAAGGACGAGGCGGAGCACAAGGAAGAGACCAAGAAGCCGAAGGACGATGCCGAGCCTAAGGAGCAGGGCAACAAGGCTGAGCAGGTCAAGGACGAGGTGGAGGCCAAGAGAAGCAAACCAGAGCAAGATCAGAAGACGACGACGGTGCCACCAGCCGTCAGGAAGGAAGATGTTAAGCCAAAGCCCGAGGCTGCAGCCGCACCAACAACCGAGAAGAAGCAGGCTGACGGTAAGAGGGCGACTGAGGCGGTTCATCGGGACAGCCCGGCCGAGAGAGTGAGGCGCCGCGCCGAGGAAGAAAGCGCCAAGGCAGCGGCTGCGGCAGAGGAAGCAGAGCGCGAGAGGACGGCGGCGCGCTGTTGCTGGAAAGTGGAGCTGGAGGGGCTCGCCGGCTCGGAGTGGGCGGAGGGTTTCATGGAGACAGTGACGAAAAACAAGGAGGTGATCGCGGCAGTCGCCGCCTTCTCGCTTGGCCTCTTCATCTCCAGCAGGCTCTTCTCCAGGAACTGAATTGATCGTGCAGCGGCCGCGTCACTCCATGTGGATATACACACACTTATATATAGAACCGAAATGTGAAATGTAAACATGCTTATACTTATGCAGTGATCTAAAAAAACAAACTTGAATATTAATTATTCAGATTACAGAAAATCATGCTCTAAACTCCAAACAAAATCGGAAAAACCTATAGTCTTCAACAGATGGATTGAAGCATTGGAACATCAGTGAAATAAGGGTGAACGTCGTCACATGGTCCAACAGAGTTCGAGACTCTCAGCGCTGATCATCagtaatcacaaaaaaaaaaaatatacagcAAGGCGTGGGAAGAACCATCGATCAGCAGCACTCCAGAACATCTGCTGAATTTGATACTTGGTTATAATAATTTATACAGTATATGCTATCATTTCAACTGGTGAAATCTCAGAGAATACAGCTGCGGCCCGAGGGTGGCAAAAATTACACATACATGATACAGAGCACAACTGAAGCTAGTAGGCTACGGTTTACAACATTTCATTAACCAGCATCTATCCTGAGCTTCATGCAGTTCTTTGCAAGCATACAAGAGGAAGACTTCTTTGTATAGGAGAACCACATCGTCATCAAGATGGCCATACGTTTTCATGTAGCATTCTAATCTATATGGGTGCAGCTGGAGCTGTCCATCGCCCAGCTCCAGCTGCTGCACGCTTACCCCATTGCCGCATCTCCTGAGCTTTGGCCAGCTGGGCGGTCAGATCCTAATCCACAAGCAGAAATAGTCAGCAGAAAGCTACCAATAGAAACTCTGCTAACTCTTCCTTCGGTTTACCAACTCCTTTAGACAAAAGATCAAGGTAGTAATCTGTGTTTGTATCTAATTCTTTTGCCTGAGTGCAAAATAAAATGTTCAGGGCATAGTACAGGCAGAAGCATAACAGGGAGTGAGTCGGATGTTGAGATACTGAAAAGAAGACTTGAGTGTGACCTTAATCCACATATCAATGGCAGCTCCACCAGATTTGTGGACCTTAGGCAGGTGCAGTTTTGCTGCGTTTCAGTGACACACGTCAGAGATCTTTCAGGACCACCATACCACTGTTATACATGAATGCAGACATGCGTGCAATGGGAGTAAGGAAACATGGAAATGTAACATACTGATTGAATCTGGCAGCACTCCTCTTTTGACCTTGACACCAAGGGAAAGAAGCATTGCAGCCTGACCATATGCCATGCTCAGATTGATTGTATAACCTTAGATTTGCTTCGctacaaaaccaagaaaatacAAATACAAAAGTCAGAGTAAGCATTattcttttttaaaagaaaaacttCAATATTGAGTCAAAGCAAATAAACTGAGCACAATGTATGAACGAATTATATTTATGCATGTCCTATTTCCTAAAATGTCTTATTTCTAATTTCCATGCCATGATTCAGCACAGCTAGcactcaaagaaaaaaaggaagataAGTTACTTCCCGATTGTTAATTACATTTAATCTTCAGTCCCTTGCAGATATTGTCCTGGTCGTGTGACTTCGAGGTATGGTATTCCCTGACTGTACCACAAGTCCAGCAATAATTCATAAGATCTAAGCTACTACTCTCTACCAGCAATTGTCACTGCACCTCGCTCAAATTGTATAAATTGTGCCTGGTTCAATATAAGAGCTCCTTCACACATAGATATTGGTTCTGCCATTTTAACTTCATCTCATGTGCTTATATTCATGAAAAGAACTTTGTTAGTGTGTAAATGTTCCGTGAAAGGTCAAAGCAATCATCTTCTTCTGCAGATTGAATCTTTCATGGTTCATTGATCGCTACTCTCAAGTGCCCATTGAATGAAAATTTTGTAAGACGAAGGCCAGAACCTAAAAATTATAGATATAAGCTATAGCATATCTGATGGCAAACGATTTAGCTTGCTTCggatttttgttaaaaaaaatcaagaagaagaagattattGAACATGCAAACAGTTGAATATGCTCCATCGGCACTTGAGTTGACTTGAGTAGTGATCAACCACAGTTGAAAATGTTCCATGCAACGGTATGCTCACAAACTTTCTAATATTATATCCATAGATGAACCGAGTCATGGACATGGCAATAGAAACAGTGTAACTGTCGAAGTACTGAGTAAGGGGATATCCTGGCTAACTGGTACCATGAGGAATGTGACGATCAGCGGGAGATTTTTCCTGAACCCTAACCCATCGAGTGATCAGCCCTTGACTTGCACGAACAGAGCAAGGCTTACGCTACCAGCCTCCTTACGATATAATATGATCCCGCGATCAGCTCTTACTGGTCACGGGATGCCCATACCTAACCTATCAAATCGTATTTATTAGTGTCTACTCAATTATTTTCCTTCCcgaagcacctcctccagcgaacaaagtcgtggATGGTGCAGATGAGCAACGCCCTATCTCATAGTACTAATTGCTACGGAGTGAGATGTTACGAACCGACTTACGTCACGCAACAGATGGGACAGGACGACCAAGCAAGTGAGTGAGTTTTGGGTCGATCCAGTGACTAAAAAAGGAAAGCTTGCATCCCTAATCAGCTAGTAAAGTTGACCccagtcaaaaaaaaaaaatatagcatcatgTGACTACAAATTCTGCGACATGCAATTGCCAAAAGCTAAAATACAGATAGCAATTGCACATAAGGGAATTTTACTAATATTTGCCATCGACCATCACAAGCTCAATAAATTATTTCTATCTCATAATTAAAGTCACTGTAATTTCTGAAACTCTCCCTAGTAGGCTAGTACACAAGGCTTATTTGAAGTTCTTCTTTAACAtcattttaaagaattttacgCACAGGTCCATTCATGTATGAATATTGAACTTGAGCCAGACTAATTAATATCCTTGACCCAAACATGTCATTGTTAACTTCAAGTTCAAACAGTACATCATTATTCATCAACGGTGGATGGCTCGATTAAGTTGTGCTCAGTACAGTGCTGTAGCAAATGTGGTGGGCTGGTAGCTCAAAGATCATCAAAAATCTGCTACAAGACCCAAGGGCAAACAAAATGTTCGGCCTTTTCAGCCTGATCCATAACCAAAGTTGCACGTTGTTCATTCACTTGAGTAGATATTTTGACGGTACACAGAAATGCCTTAGTAAGCCTTCTGAGGAGGGCACGAACGGTAAATCGCGTCACCTAGCAAGATCTTATCGATAACGGCTGGGTAGAATGGAaaatcgcccccccccccccggtcccTTTTTTGCCAATTACTTTTGACTTTTAAGTATTAGCCCAAGCCCAAGAAAGCCCATTTTCCCAATAAAGCCCACCAGACCCAATTGGACCTAATAAAGCCCATCAGGCCCAATAACTACCCTCCACGGCGGTTTTCTGCGGCATGGCTGGATAGTGTGGGTGGTTTTCTGCTGTTATTTAATACTAGTTAAATGTTTTTCGCTATAACGGAAGTTGAATGTTAGGAGGGGTGGAAGTGCAGATGTGGGCGCGAGGGGTGGGGAGGGGAGAACGTGGAGGGTATGAAAatcattatatatattttttaagtactAGATAAGGGTCTTATCaagtttttatttaatttttttattaagtaGGAGGAGATTAGAGGAGGGATGACGTAAGTGTTGGTTTATATTAGCAAAAATATGTGTTACAAGTATCTAGCTAATATTGTTAGCGAGCCATATGTAGGTGCATAGTAGCTTAACTTTCTCAATTGATGTAAATATTCATTCCGAACTCAATCATTTCTCTACTGTTTTAAATGtgtaaaaaaatagtttatatATTTGTTTCCGATTACAAGAATGACGCAAGTACTTCACCTCCACGTGTCCGATGGCGATCGACGTGGAGAACCCATAGCGTGCAGGAGTTGCAAATCTAGCTTGCCAAGTGGGAGTAGTGTTCTATTTCTACGTGACGACGCAAAAGGCATGTAGCTAGGTCAGGGGCGTCGTGTAGCGTAGGTGCCGCTGCTGCATGCATATAtctgcatccatgcatgcatgtagggTTAGCTAAGTGGGggtgtatatatagagagaaagaTAGATAGACACGCACTCTCACACACTAACAGTATATAGCTAAGGCGGTATACAGCAAGCAGGTCGGCGCCAACGGGAATGGAAAGAAAGGAAATGAATTCAAATTGGTTGCGGCTAGCAGGTCCGATCCTCAAACTAGTGATCGACCATTCGTCGCTGTTGCAGGcaaggaaaggaaaaggaaattgtttaattatattatattagcTTGGTGCCGTCGTCGTCTTTGATGTATCGTGgccggcctctctctctctctcaactgAAAAGTCGATATATATactgatgcatgcatgctgtgAAGTTGAGATGGATGTGCCTAAGCTAGagctttttcttttcccgcagTGCATCGATCGATCGCTCGACGGAGCGATGACTGGCTTTCCAAGCTCGACGATTCCACGGAGGAGCCAAGACAACGTTGCTGCTTTCATTTCGATCATTTGCTACATATAGCTAGCTGAATCAgaatcatgcatgcattgttCTTTCCTTTGCATGCACTTGCACCGGCCTTTTAGCTAGCTTC includes:
- the LOC133929932 gene encoding ATP-dependent Clp protease proteolytic subunit-related protein 1, chloroplastic-like yields the protein MAYGQAAMLLSLGVKVKRGVLPDSITKLHLPKVHKSGGAAIDMWIKAKELDTNTDYYLDLLSKGVGKPKEELAEFLLVAFC
- the LOC133929931 gene encoding inactive protein RESTRICTED TEV MOVEMENT 2-like, translated to MASSSSSRQATNGKQQAVQELDPKYEWLQNDIDFILRVHLSGFSKEDFKVQVDGAGRLTVRSQRVDGGKNTQFHKVFLLPDTSNLDDISGRFDGSVLTLTVPKRPTTLHLTIKEIKKPKEAETEKDEAEHKEETKKPKDDAEPKEQGNKAEQVKDEVEAKRSKPEQDQKTTTVPPAVRKEDVKPKPEAAAAPTTEKKQADGKRATEAVHRDSPAERVRRRAEEESAKAAAAAEEAERERTAARCCWKVELEGLAGSEWAEGFMETVTKNKEVIAAVAAFSLGLFISSRLFSRN